A stretch of the Streptosporangium sp. NBC_01755 genome encodes the following:
- the ltrA gene encoding group II intron reverse transcriptase/maturase, which produces MSAVLAIPAAVGPRVPRDPVRALQHVLYRAAKADPGRRFHALMDKVYRRDVLERGWVMVRSNNGAPGIDATTLADIEEYGIVRLLEELAAELRQGRYRPLPARRVMIPKPGLKDEYRPLSIPAVRDRIVQAAVKIVFEPVFEADMADCSFGFRPKRSAHDALQVLIEEQARGRRWVVETDIANCFSAIPHDELMRAIEERVCDQSLLKLLRVILRAGVMEDGQIRREVTGTPQGGVVSPVLCNVYLHRLDRAWDEADGVLARYADDAIVMCWSRGQAERALARLTELLAALGLEPKAAKTRIVHLEVGGEGLDFLGFHHRLVRSRGFNGKRPFVFLARWPSDRAMQHARDRIRDLTDGRRLLLRTEAITKEVNLFLRGWAGYFRYGHSARRFSKIREFAWMRLALFLSRKHRRSRSYGRGVLKRSLSDLGLISLYGIVVAPRAGKPWRERPNAGGERRR; this is translated from the coding sequence GTGAGTGCCGTTTTGGCTATTCCCGCCGCCGTGGGGCCGCGTGTTCCGCGTGATCCGGTCCGCGCCTTGCAGCATGTGCTCTACCGGGCGGCCAAGGCCGATCCCGGACGTCGGTTCCACGCGCTCATGGACAAGGTCTATCGCAGAGACGTTCTGGAGCGCGGGTGGGTCATGGTGCGCAGCAACAACGGCGCACCGGGCATCGACGCGACCACGCTGGCCGACATCGAGGAGTACGGGATCGTCCGGCTTCTTGAGGAGTTGGCCGCGGAACTTCGGCAGGGCCGGTATCGGCCATTGCCCGCGCGCCGGGTGATGATCCCCAAGCCTGGGCTGAAGGACGAGTACCGGCCGTTGTCGATTCCCGCTGTTCGGGATCGGATCGTGCAGGCCGCTGTGAAGATCGTGTTCGAACCGGTCTTCGAGGCGGACATGGCTGATTGCTCATTCGGGTTTCGCCCGAAGCGCTCAGCACACGATGCTCTGCAAGTGCTCATTGAGGAGCAGGCGCGGGGCCGCCGGTGGGTGGTCGAGACGGACATCGCCAACTGCTTTTCGGCGATTCCGCACGATGAGTTGATGCGTGCGATCGAGGAACGCGTCTGCGATCAGTCGCTCCTGAAGCTCCTGCGGGTGATTCTGCGCGCCGGGGTGATGGAGGACGGACAGATCCGGCGAGAGGTCACCGGCACGCCACAAGGCGGCGTGGTTTCACCCGTCCTCTGTAACGTCTACCTGCACCGATTGGATCGGGCGTGGGACGAGGCGGACGGCGTGCTGGCCCGCTATGCCGACGACGCGATCGTGATGTGCTGGTCCCGCGGTCAAGCCGAGCGGGCCCTGGCCCGCCTGACGGAGCTGCTGGCGGCACTCGGTTTGGAGCCGAAGGCCGCCAAGACCCGCATCGTGCACCTGGAGGTCGGTGGGGAAGGCCTGGACTTCCTGGGCTTTCACCACCGGCTGGTGCGCTCACGCGGGTTCAACGGGAAACGGCCGTTCGTTTTCCTCGCTCGCTGGCCCTCAGACAGGGCGATGCAACACGCCCGCGACCGGATCCGTGACCTCACGGACGGCCGCAGGCTGCTGCTTCGCACCGAAGCGATCACCAAGGAGGTCAACCTGTTCCTGCGGGGATGGGCTGGCTATTTCCGGTACGGGCATTCTGCCCGGCGCTTTAGCAAGATCAGAGAGTTCGCCTGGATGCGCCTGGCGCTGTTCCTCAGCCGAAAACACCGGCGCAGCCGGAGCTACGGCCGGGGCGTGCTGAAACGCTCGCTCAGCGATCTCGGCTTGATCAGCCTGTATGGAATCGTCGTCGCGCCCAGGGCGGGCAAGCCCTGGCGGGAAAGGCCGAATGCCGGCGGTGAACGACGTCGGTGA
- a CDS encoding flavodoxin family protein, translating into MRALVLNCTLKASPEPSNTERPAQVVIDALGVQVMALRPADLDIPPGVVTDLGDGVDQWPVVHARLLESQILVVVTPTWVGRPSSLAQRMLERMDAMISETDEAGRPVAYNRVAGVLVTGNEDGAPHVISEIADGLGDIGYTVPGQVWTRRCGQPTAAQMTQ; encoded by the coding sequence ATGCGGGCGCTGGTGCTGAACTGCACGTTGAAGGCCTCACCCGAGCCGTCCAACACCGAACGGCCGGCCCAGGTGGTGATCGACGCGCTGGGAGTACAGGTCATGGCGTTGCGGCCGGCCGACCTGGACATCCCGCCCGGCGTGGTCACCGACCTGGGCGACGGCGTCGACCAGTGGCCCGTAGTGCACGCGAGGCTGCTCGAATCACAGATCCTCGTCGTGGTCACCCCCACCTGGGTCGGGCGGCCGTCCTCGCTGGCGCAGCGGATGCTGGAGCGGATGGACGCGATGATCTCCGAGACCGACGAGGCGGGGCGGCCGGTGGCCTACAACCGGGTCGCCGGAGTGCTGGTCACCGGCAACGAGGACGGCGCCCCCCACGTCATCTCCGAGATCGCCGACGGGCTCGGCGACATCGGCTACACCGTCCCAGGCCAGGTCTGGACGCGGCGTTGCGGGCAGCCGACGGCCGCCCAGATGACCCAGTGA
- a CDS encoding IS630 family transposase — MSPPRQVLGTAVALWTRALVAMVIAAWFGIGLSVAAAGRLLRELGLSPQRPVYRAWRRDAVAVTGWTTVVFPEIRRQARRRGAVVLFADEMSMRVDHRAGTTWGVVGRTPVVRAGAEHRSVKMFSAVGADGTLRYRLRHGSMDRWAFLGFCAHLLRTVTGPILLIVDGSSIHTARAVGDFVARTGGRLRLFFLPAY; from the coding sequence ATGTCACCCCCCCGTCAGGTGCTGGGCACGGCTGTGGCACTGTGGACCAGGGCACTGGTGGCGATGGTGATCGCGGCCTGGTTCGGCATCGGTCTGTCGGTGGCGGCGGCCGGGAGGTTGCTGCGCGAGCTGGGCCTGTCGCCGCAGCGCCCGGTCTATCGGGCGTGGCGGCGTGATGCGGTGGCCGTCACCGGGTGGACGACGGTGGTCTTTCCCGAGATCCGCCGACAGGCGCGCAGGCGGGGGGCGGTGGTGCTGTTCGCCGACGAGATGAGCATGCGTGTCGATCACCGGGCCGGTACCACCTGGGGGGTGGTCGGGCGGACCCCTGTGGTGCGCGCCGGGGCGGAGCACCGGTCGGTGAAGATGTTCTCGGCGGTCGGAGCCGACGGCACGCTGCGCTACCGGCTGAGGCACGGGTCGATGGACCGGTGGGCGTTCCTGGGGTTCTGCGCGCACCTGCTGCGGACCGTCACCGGGCCGATCCTCCTGATCGTCGACGGCTCCTCGATCCACACCGCCCGGGCGGTCGGTGATTTCGTCGCGCGTACCGGCGGCCGGTTGCGCCTGTTCTTCCTGCCTGCTTACTGA
- a CDS encoding PP2C family protein-serine/threonine phosphatase, with protein MKTSPGPERMLVGLLRASHLAALEQVPGLVGEHAASAGMTEVLIYLADLQQNMLRLLTGEGQSAGEDASTEVAELRVDATLAGRAFQEVRILAGTGGGAGAEVGTDEDVGGVERWWVPLLDGTERLGVLRISIEAGADAQSQDKQSQDNMRDLASLVALLLVDKRPCSDSYARLVRTRPMHVAAEMQWTLMPPLTFADHRVTIAAALEPAYQVGGDAFDYALAGDVVHVGIFDAMGHDVSAGLSANLAVAACRNNRRQGADLAATSEAAEQVLITEFGQATRFVTAILADLDTCTGVLSWVNRGHHPPVVIRGGRWVTTLECRPAHPMGLDLGLAVTMCREQLEPGDRVVFYSDGIIEARNAAGQEFGLNRFVDFIIRRTTDGLPAPETLRRLVRSVLDYHDGHLQDDATVLLVEWHGHAHERLRL; from the coding sequence GTGAAGACCTCTCCTGGCCCCGAGCGGATGCTGGTGGGGCTGTTGCGGGCCAGTCACCTGGCGGCTCTGGAGCAGGTTCCGGGCCTGGTCGGTGAGCATGCCGCGTCCGCGGGCATGACCGAGGTGCTGATCTACCTGGCGGATCTGCAGCAGAACATGCTGCGCCTGTTGACCGGTGAGGGCCAAAGCGCCGGGGAGGACGCGAGCACGGAGGTCGCCGAGTTGCGCGTCGATGCGACCTTGGCCGGGCGGGCCTTCCAGGAGGTGCGGATCCTGGCCGGCACCGGCGGCGGTGCCGGTGCCGAGGTGGGCACCGACGAGGATGTCGGTGGTGTGGAGCGGTGGTGGGTGCCGCTGCTGGACGGCACCGAACGCCTGGGGGTGCTGCGCATCAGCATCGAGGCCGGCGCCGACGCGCAGAGCCAAGACAAGCAGAGCCAAGACAACATGCGGGACCTGGCGTCGCTGGTGGCGCTGTTGCTGGTCGACAAACGTCCCTGCAGTGACTCCTACGCCCGACTGGTGCGTACCCGGCCGATGCACGTGGCCGCGGAGATGCAGTGGACGTTGATGCCGCCGCTGACCTTCGCCGACCACCGGGTGACCATCGCCGCGGCGCTGGAGCCGGCCTACCAGGTCGGCGGGGACGCCTTCGACTACGCTCTCGCCGGTGATGTCGTGCATGTGGGGATCTTCGACGCGATGGGCCACGACGTCTCGGCCGGGCTGAGCGCCAACCTGGCGGTGGCCGCCTGCCGCAACAACCGCCGCCAGGGCGCCGACCTGGCCGCGACCAGCGAGGCCGCCGAGCAGGTTCTGATCACCGAGTTCGGTCAGGCCACTCGTTTCGTCACCGCGATCTTGGCCGATCTGGATACCTGCACCGGGGTGTTGTCCTGGGTCAACCGCGGTCACCACCCGCCGGTGGTGATCCGCGGTGGCCGTTGGGTCACCACGTTGGAATGCCGGCCGGCTCATCCGATGGGCTTGGATCTGGGCCTGGCGGTCACGATGTGCCGCGAGCAGTTGGAGCCCGGGGATCGGGTGGTGTTCTACAGCGACGGCATCATCGAGGCCCGCAACGCCGCCGGCCAGGAGTTCGGCCTGAACCGTTTCGTCGACTTCATCATTCGCCGCACCACCGACGGCCTGCCGGCGCCCGAGACACTGCGCCGCCTGGTGCGCAGCGTGCTGGACTACCACGACGGTCACCTCCAAGACGACGCCACGGTGTTACTGGTGGAATGGCACGGCCACGCCCATGAGCGGCTGCGCCTGTGA
- a CDS encoding PRC-barrel domain-containing protein has protein sequence MTENLWNYRPEVRGEQVLDLAGFDVEATDGKIGSVDEDSNAVGDSYLVVDTGFWVFGKKVVLPAGTITKIDPQERKIYACARPNSISHRHPACTKTCRVGGWRGGFSWREGLGPSFRRFPGRVCHPSGRDQVLRSVSNPRHLDPCMRFSRTRLTDVVHRRHSAFPARACPPWARRRFHTG, from the coding sequence GTGACCGAGAACCTGTGGAACTACCGCCCCGAGGTCCGCGGCGAGCAGGTCCTGGACCTGGCCGGGTTCGACGTGGAAGCCACCGACGGCAAGATCGGCTCGGTGGACGAGGACAGCAACGCCGTCGGCGACAGCTACCTCGTCGTCGACACCGGTTTCTGGGTCTTCGGCAAGAAGGTCGTGCTGCCGGCCGGCACCATAACCAAGATCGACCCGCAGGAGCGCAAAATCTACGCATGCGCCCGTCCGAACTCGATCTCTCACCGCCACCCAGCATGTACCAAAACTTGTAGGGTCGGGGGCTGGCGCGGTGGCTTCTCCTGGCGGGAGGGCCTGGGGCCTTCCTTCCGTCGGTTTCCCGGACGGGTGTGCCACCCCAGTGGCCGTGACCAGGTTCTTCGCTCCGTTTCCAACCCCCGCCACCTCGATCCGTGCATGCGGTTCTCCCGCACACGGCTCACCGACGTCGTTCACCGCCGGCATTCGGCCTTTCCCGCCAGGGCTTGCCCGCCCTGGGCGCGACGACGATTCCATACAGGCTGA